One window of Candidatus Nitrospira kreftii genomic DNA carries:
- a CDS encoding Pyruvate carboxylase, subunit B, with product MAKKRPAARKQAKKTASYVPTVKTSKKITSPPSEFTIQPAVGKPVLITDVALRDGHQSLLATRMRTEDMLPIAQKLDAVGYWSLEVWGGATFDTCLRFLKEDPWERLRALRAAMPNTKLQMLLRGQNLVGYRHYADDVVERFIERSATNGIDVFRIFDALNDVRNLDRAVSEVKACGKHAEAAISYTVSPVHSIDRFVDLARKLEDLGTDTICIKDMAGLLAPLDAYRLVRRLKAAVKVPLHLHSHYTSGMASMSSLMAILGGLDMLDTSISPLAGGTSHPATETLVAALQNTPYDTGLELASFQPITEHFRTVRRKYRQFESDFTGVDAEILMSQIPGGMLSNLAAQLAEQNALDRMKEVLDEVPRVRKEMGYPPLVTPTSQIVGTQATLNVLTGERYKVITTETKNYFLGLYGRAPGQVDLDVMARATGDETPIKTRPADRLEPELDDAKKELPESAQSIEDQLSFVLFPAIARDFFEAREKGDLTPEPLEFGSAKGPTTAHELHLAPVEFNVTVHGETYHVKVSGSGRKIDGRKPYYIRVNDKLEEVSLEPIQEVLAGVPESQETHSGGKPKRPKPSKPGDVAPPMPGRVVKILAAIGDQVQAGDPLLIIEAMKMESQVPAPIDGKVATILASEGDNVKTDETVIQLE from the coding sequence ATGGCAAAAAAACGACCAGCAGCAAGAAAACAGGCGAAAAAGACCGCATCGTATGTTCCGACGGTGAAGACATCAAAAAAAATCACATCACCCCCCAGTGAGTTCACGATCCAACCGGCCGTCGGTAAGCCGGTCCTGATTACCGATGTCGCGCTGCGAGACGGACATCAATCCTTGCTGGCTACCCGCATGCGCACCGAGGATATGCTGCCGATCGCGCAGAAGCTCGATGCTGTCGGTTATTGGTCGCTGGAAGTGTGGGGTGGAGCGACTTTCGATACCTGCCTGCGATTCTTGAAGGAAGATCCTTGGGAACGGCTCCGAGCGTTACGAGCCGCGATGCCCAATACCAAACTCCAGATGTTGTTGCGGGGACAAAATCTTGTCGGTTATCGACATTACGCCGACGATGTGGTGGAACGCTTCATCGAACGTTCGGCTACGAACGGGATCGATGTCTTCCGCATCTTCGATGCCCTGAACGACGTGAGAAATCTCGATCGGGCCGTGAGCGAAGTCAAGGCCTGCGGCAAACACGCGGAAGCGGCCATCTCCTATACAGTGAGCCCGGTGCATAGCATCGACCGTTTCGTGGATCTTGCCAGGAAGTTGGAAGATCTGGGGACGGATACCATTTGCATCAAAGATATGGCTGGGCTCTTGGCTCCGCTCGATGCGTATCGCCTGGTGCGTCGCCTGAAAGCGGCGGTCAAAGTTCCGCTCCATCTTCACTCCCACTACACCTCGGGAATGGCCTCCATGTCTTCGTTGATGGCGATTCTTGGAGGGCTCGACATGCTGGATACCTCGATTTCGCCGCTCGCTGGAGGAACATCTCACCCGGCGACAGAAACGTTGGTCGCCGCACTCCAGAACACGCCCTATGACACGGGACTGGAACTCGCATCCTTCCAGCCGATCACCGAACACTTTCGAACTGTTCGTCGCAAGTACCGTCAGTTCGAAAGCGATTTTACCGGTGTCGATGCCGAAATCCTCATGTCGCAGATTCCTGGTGGTATGTTGTCGAACCTGGCGGCTCAATTAGCCGAACAGAACGCTCTGGACCGGATGAAGGAGGTCCTTGACGAAGTGCCGCGTGTACGAAAAGAGATGGGGTATCCTCCGCTCGTCACCCCGACCAGCCAGATCGTCGGAACCCAGGCCACCCTCAACGTGTTGACCGGAGAACGGTACAAAGTCATCACAACTGAAACGAAGAACTATTTCTTGGGACTCTACGGCCGTGCGCCGGGGCAAGTCGATCTCGATGTGATGGCACGCGCGACCGGCGACGAAACCCCGATCAAGACCAGACCCGCCGATCGCCTGGAGCCTGAATTGGACGACGCTAAAAAAGAACTACCCGAGTCGGCCCAAAGCATCGAGGACCAGCTGTCGTTCGTGCTCTTCCCCGCCATCGCGCGTGACTTTTTCGAGGCTCGTGAAAAAGGCGATCTGACCCCGGAACCGCTCGAATTCGGCTCGGCAAAAGGGCCTACGACCGCTCATGAACTGCATCTGGCCCCCGTGGAATTTAATGTGACGGTGCATGGCGAGACGTACCACGTGAAAGTCTCGGGTTCCGGTCGAAAGATCGACGGTCGCAAACCCTACTATATCCGGGTCAACGATAAGCTGGAGGAAGTCTCGCTCGAACCGATCCAGGAAGTACTGGCCGGTGTTCCCGAATCCCAGGAGACCCATTCTGGAGGAAAACCCAAACGACCCAAACCTTCAAAACCGGGTGACGTCGCCCCGCCCATGCCGGGCCGCGTCGTAAAGATCCTCGCGGCAATCGGTGATCAAGTACAAGCCGGAGACCCACTGTTAATCATCGAAGCGATGAAGATGGAAAGCCAGGTCCCCGCACCCATCGATGGAAAAGTCGCGACGATCCTGGCGAGCGAGGGAGATAATGTGAAGACGGATGAAACGGTCATCCAACTTGAGTAG
- a CDS encoding hypothetical protein (conserved protein of unknown function): protein MKRSSNLSSPRVEHLASPYRPWPLVPLVLCLLSSLMTACAPPSQMPPYFDAFHRLPIKTAVVHEQRIAYLDVGAGPPVILIHGFGGSMWQWEHQQHALSQQFRVLTPDLPGSGLSDKPDIDYRTDQMLDFCIGFMNALQIDKATLVGNSMGAGLASGMAIAHPTRVDKLVLISGLPSQVMAKLSSRSFRKALETRAPVWLISLGNWLFGGMATESVLKEIVHDHTLLTPAVIDRSNRNRRRPGIIKPIMAVRNALPSWETDFAPRLSTIAHPTLIIWGEYDRVFPIPVGEELHHRIRGSQFVRISDAGHMPQWERPELVNRSLIAYIQS from the coding sequence ATGAAACGGTCATCCAACTTGAGTAGTCCGAGAGTCGAGCATCTCGCTTCCCCCTACCGACCATGGCCCCTTGTGCCGCTCGTCCTCTGCCTCTTATCATCCCTGATGACCGCTTGTGCCCCACCCTCGCAGATGCCTCCTTATTTTGACGCGTTCCATCGCCTCCCGATCAAGACGGCGGTGGTCCATGAACAGCGTATAGCGTACCTTGATGTCGGCGCCGGCCCACCCGTCATCCTGATCCACGGCTTTGGCGGATCCATGTGGCAATGGGAACATCAGCAACACGCCTTATCGCAACAGTTCCGGGTGCTGACACCGGACCTACCCGGTTCTGGGCTTTCCGACAAGCCAGACATCGATTACCGTACGGACCAGATGCTGGACTTTTGCATCGGATTTATGAATGCCCTTCAAATTGACAAGGCGACGCTGGTCGGTAATTCCATGGGTGCGGGATTAGCCAGTGGCATGGCAATCGCCCATCCCACGCGCGTCGACAAACTGGTGCTCATCAGCGGATTGCCGTCGCAGGTCATGGCCAAGCTCAGTAGCCGGTCATTCAGGAAAGCCTTGGAGACGCGAGCCCCAGTCTGGCTGATTTCGTTGGGGAATTGGTTGTTCGGTGGAATGGCGACCGAATCCGTGCTCAAGGAAATCGTTCACGACCATACCTTGCTCACACCGGCCGTCATCGACCGGTCAAACCGCAATCGTCGACGCCCCGGCATCATCAAGCCCATCATGGCCGTGCGAAATGCCCTCCCCTCCTGGGAAACCGATTTTGCCCCACGGCTCAGCACCATCGCACACCCAACCCTGATCATCTGGGGTGAGTACGACCGGGTGTTCCCCATTCCCGTGGGTGAAGAACTTCACCATAGGATCCGTGGATCACAGTTTGTCAGAATCTCCGATGCCGGTCATATGCCGCAATGGGAACGTCCGGAGCTGGTGAACCGATCGCTGATCGCGTATATTCAATCGTAA
- a CDS encoding Peroxiredoxin — protein sequence MQTRYYGFIGTALCLSLGLMGCQTTAGSSGQAFSYKNMPVADGSATAGEGNKVLFKGNPLPLSGNGVKVGDILRDVKVTQNDLTLVNIVETQGAGKVRIINIVPSLDTPVCEQQTHLLSEKNKGLDKMVELITVSVDTPFAQKRFAQEAKIANVTFLSDYRGGDFGKTHGLFLEGPHILTRAVMVVDKMNTIRHLQITPELTQLPDMEEAFQIARRLVTES from the coding sequence ATGCAGACACGATATTATGGATTTATCGGCACAGCCCTGTGTCTTTCCCTTGGCCTCATGGGATGCCAGACAACGGCAGGATCATCCGGACAGGCCTTCTCCTACAAGAACATGCCGGTGGCCGACGGAAGTGCGACCGCTGGAGAAGGGAACAAGGTCCTATTCAAAGGCAATCCTCTACCGTTGAGCGGCAATGGGGTGAAGGTTGGGGATATCCTACGGGACGTCAAGGTTACACAGAACGATTTGACGCTCGTCAATATTGTGGAAACGCAAGGCGCGGGAAAAGTGCGCATCATCAATATTGTTCCCTCCCTTGATACACCGGTCTGTGAACAACAGACACACCTGCTCAGCGAGAAAAATAAAGGCCTTGATAAAATGGTCGAACTTATCACAGTCAGCGTCGATACCCCATTTGCGCAGAAACGTTTTGCTCAGGAAGCCAAGATTGCCAATGTGACATTCTTGTCCGATTATCGCGGCGGCGACTTCGGGAAAACCCATGGTCTCTTTTTGGAAGGTCCGCACATTTTGACCAGAGCCGTCATGGTCGTCGATAAGATGAATACCATTCGCCATCTTCAAATCACCCCTGAGCTCACTCAACTGCCGGATATGGAAGAGGCTTTCCAGATCGCCCGCCGTTTGGTGACGGAGAGTTAA
- a CDS encoding putative soluble pyridine nucleotide transhydrogenase has product MTGAPLTYARHSRHLSMREALMARYDLLVIGTGPAGQKAAVQAAKLGKKVGIIERKMVLGGVCINTGTIPSKSLREAVLYLSGFRQRSIYGGAYRLKKTITIEDLAFRANHVIKHEIQIVQDQMARNRIDMFFGTASFLDPHRLRIQTTRGALELTADFMVIAVGTEPARPAHIPFDNHTIIDTDGLLTLKRIPKSLVIVGGGVIGTEYASMLAALGAPVTLIDKRPRLLEFVDAEIIDALQRQMKELGVTLYHEEEVLAIKRNWDNSIHVSLRNNRPLRTSTLMYAIGRVGATRTLNLDAIGLKPDSRGRLTVNEHLQTAIPHIYAAGDIIGFPALASTSMQQGRHAASHAFGHFDRIDTSLLPYGIYAIPEISMVGRNEEELKHAEIPYAVGIARYKEIARGQLIGDETGMLKLLFHRDTKHLLGVHAIGEGATELIHIGQAVMAFHGKIDYFIDTVFNYPTLAECYKVAALDGINRLPRPWIPYL; this is encoded by the coding sequence GTGACGGGCGCGCCTCTCACGTATGCCAGGCACAGCCGTCACCTCAGCATGCGTGAAGCGCTGATGGCTCGTTACGATCTACTCGTCATCGGTACAGGACCAGCCGGCCAAAAGGCTGCCGTTCAAGCGGCAAAGCTCGGTAAGAAGGTCGGCATCATCGAACGGAAGATGGTCCTCGGTGGCGTCTGCATCAACACCGGCACCATTCCCAGCAAGTCTCTCCGTGAAGCGGTGCTTTACCTCTCCGGATTCCGCCAGCGCAGCATCTATGGCGGCGCCTACCGACTGAAAAAGACGATCACCATCGAAGACCTGGCCTTCCGAGCCAACCACGTCATCAAGCACGAGATCCAGATCGTCCAAGATCAAATGGCGCGCAATCGGATCGACATGTTTTTTGGGACGGCCAGTTTTCTCGATCCCCATCGTCTCCGCATTCAAACGACCCGTGGCGCGCTCGAACTCACGGCCGACTTCATGGTGATCGCCGTCGGTACGGAGCCGGCTCGACCGGCCCATATTCCTTTCGACAACCACACCATCATCGATACCGACGGACTGCTGACGCTTAAACGGATTCCCAAGTCCCTTGTCATCGTCGGAGGCGGTGTCATCGGGACCGAATATGCCTCCATGCTCGCTGCCTTGGGAGCTCCGGTCACCCTCATCGACAAACGACCGCGGTTACTGGAGTTTGTCGATGCGGAGATCATCGATGCGCTGCAGCGACAAATGAAGGAGTTAGGCGTCACGCTGTATCATGAGGAAGAAGTCCTTGCGATCAAGCGAAATTGGGACAATTCCATCCACGTCTCCTTGCGAAACAACCGGCCGCTTCGAACATCGACACTCATGTATGCGATCGGGCGTGTCGGGGCCACCCGCACCCTCAACCTCGATGCGATCGGACTGAAACCGGATAGCCGAGGACGGTTGACCGTTAATGAGCACCTCCAAACCGCTATCCCCCATATCTATGCAGCCGGTGATATCATTGGATTTCCGGCGTTGGCTTCAACCTCGATGCAGCAGGGACGCCATGCAGCCAGCCATGCGTTCGGTCATTTCGATCGTATCGATACCTCGCTGTTGCCATATGGAATCTATGCGATTCCAGAAATTTCCATGGTGGGACGAAACGAGGAGGAACTGAAGCACGCTGAGATTCCCTATGCCGTCGGCATCGCCCGGTACAAGGAGATCGCGCGAGGGCAACTGATCGGCGACGAAACCGGCATGCTCAAACTCCTGTTTCATCGAGACACCAAACATCTTCTGGGAGTTCATGCAATCGGTGAAGGGGCGACGGAGTTGATCCACATCGGCCAGGCAGTCATGGCCTTTCACGGAAAGATCGATTATTTCATCGATACGGTCTTCAACTATCCGACCCTGGCCGAATGTTATAAGGTGGCGGCACTGGACGGCATAAATCGGTTGCCGAGACCCTGGATTCCGTACCTCTAA
- a CDS encoding Aminopyrimidine aminohydrolase: protein MSFSNHLRKLTVSIWDAQLSHPFVTALGDGTLPEQKFQYYILQDARFLGDLSRVFAAGALRAPDSDSALRFAKLAEETITVERGLHENYGKRWNLTPKQMTSVPMAPTNYAYTRHMLAVAAAGTAAEVTVVALPCAWVYCVVGRHLLRKGPPPKNHPYRDWLMLYASPEFAEVQVWMRKKVDQWSKTAGKEELRRMEESFIISSRYEWMFWEMAWNEEQWPV from the coding sequence ATGTCGTTTTCAAACCATCTTAGAAAACTCACTGTTTCAATCTGGGACGCTCAGTTAAGCCATCCCTTTGTTACCGCGCTTGGCGACGGAACGCTGCCCGAACAGAAATTCCAGTACTACATTCTGCAAGATGCACGATTCCTGGGAGATCTCTCTCGTGTCTTTGCCGCCGGTGCGCTGAGAGCTCCGGACTCCGACAGTGCGCTTCGCTTCGCCAAACTCGCCGAGGAAACCATTACGGTTGAACGCGGTCTGCATGAGAACTATGGCAAACGCTGGAATCTCACACCGAAGCAGATGACCTCGGTACCCATGGCGCCCACTAATTATGCATACACGAGGCACATGCTGGCCGTCGCTGCTGCGGGAACAGCCGCAGAGGTCACAGTGGTGGCCCTCCCCTGTGCATGGGTCTACTGCGTTGTGGGACGGCACCTGCTACGAAAAGGCCCACCGCCCAAGAATCATCCCTACCGCGACTGGCTGATGCTCTATGCCTCGCCGGAGTTTGCCGAGGTGCAAGTGTGGATGCGGAAGAAGGTCGATCAGTGGTCCAAAACCGCCGGAAAAGAGGAGCTGCGCCGGATGGAAGAATCGTTCATTATCAGCTCACGGTACGAATGGATGTTCTGGGAGATGGCGTGGAACGAAGAACAGTGGCCGGTCTAG
- a CDS encoding transcriptional accessory protein, with amino-acid sequence MTAATTQTSSEVEKRKIPLMIANELGVGFHQVSAAVSLLDEGATVPFIARYRKEVTGNLDDTQLRTLEDRLLYLRELEARRAAILASIDEQGKLTDALRTSIEAATTKQAIEDLYLPFKPKRRTRAMVAREAGLEPLADSLLADPTLHPDQEALKYIRVVPAAEGVEAINVPDAKTALEGARDILTERFAETAELLAGLRTRLWEEGVLTSAVMKDKETAEAEKFRDYYAYVEPIKTIPSHRALALFRGRALGVLKLELGLGEVLDAVVPHPCVSMVAAHAHIEDRGRPADAWLIGVCDWAWRVKLHLQLSTELLVQLRQAAEAEAIKIFARNLHELLLAAPAGPKAILGLDPGIRTGCKVAVVDATGKLLETATIYPHQPHNDWQGSLTILARLIIQHGVQLISIGNGTASRETDKLAGEVIKLVAAQKPEQPVAKIVVSEAGASVYSASAFAAAEFPQLDVSVRGAVSIARRLQDPLAELVKIEPKAIGVGQYQHDVDQRALARSLDATLEDCVNAVGVNVNTASAPLLERVSGLNKALAKNIVDYRDANGPFTNRTAIRKVPRLGEKTFELAAGFLRIPDGDNPLDRSAVHPEAYPVVERILTRLGTGIAEVMRQPAVLKGLSPSDFIDEQFGLPTVQDIFVELEKPGRDPRPEFKTATFREGVETLSDLQPGMVLEGVVTNVAAFGAFVDIGVHQDGLVHVSALANRFIKDPHEVVKPGQVVKVKVIDVDLKRQRIALTMRLEDTASRQPASAQTSSQVARDPRGPGVAAATQAQARTPQPIGAMALALAKARQKL; translated from the coding sequence ATGACGGCTGCCACAACTCAGACTTCATCAGAAGTAGAGAAACGCAAAATTCCGCTCATGATTGCCAATGAGCTGGGCGTCGGTTTTCATCAGGTTTCGGCAGCGGTCTCGCTGCTCGACGAAGGCGCGACGGTTCCCTTTATTGCCCGCTATCGAAAAGAGGTAACAGGCAATCTGGATGATACGCAGTTACGGACGCTGGAAGACCGACTGCTTTACCTACGTGAACTTGAGGCGCGGCGTGCTGCCATTCTGGCTTCAATCGATGAACAAGGGAAACTTACGGATGCATTGCGCACCAGCATTGAGGCGGCGACGACGAAGCAAGCCATAGAAGACTTGTACCTGCCGTTTAAGCCCAAACGCCGCACTCGCGCAATGGTGGCGCGCGAGGCAGGCTTGGAGCCGTTAGCCGATAGCCTTTTGGCCGATCCGACCTTGCATCCTGATCAGGAAGCGCTCAAGTACATTCGTGTGGTCCCTGCCGCAGAAGGCGTGGAGGCGATCAATGTGCCTGATGCGAAAACGGCATTGGAAGGGGCGCGGGATATTCTCACAGAGCGATTTGCCGAAACCGCTGAATTGTTGGCCGGGCTGCGAACGAGGCTGTGGGAGGAGGGAGTGCTCACCTCAGCCGTGATGAAAGACAAGGAAACGGCCGAGGCCGAGAAGTTTCGTGATTACTATGCGTATGTCGAGCCGATCAAGACCATTCCATCGCATCGGGCGCTCGCGCTGTTTCGTGGTCGCGCCCTTGGGGTATTAAAGCTGGAGTTGGGCTTGGGGGAAGTGCTTGATGCAGTCGTCCCTCACCCCTGTGTATCGATGGTCGCAGCTCATGCCCACATTGAGGATCGCGGGCGGCCGGCCGACGCATGGCTGATTGGTGTCTGTGATTGGGCCTGGCGCGTGAAATTGCATCTGCAATTGAGCACTGAATTGTTGGTGCAGTTGCGTCAAGCCGCCGAAGCCGAGGCGATTAAGATCTTTGCCCGTAACCTGCACGAACTGTTGTTGGCGGCGCCCGCTGGACCGAAGGCTATCCTTGGTCTGGATCCTGGCATTCGGACTGGTTGTAAAGTGGCGGTGGTGGATGCAACGGGGAAATTATTGGAAACGGCGACAATTTATCCCCATCAACCTCACAACGACTGGCAGGGGTCGTTGACGATACTTGCGCGTCTCATCATCCAGCATGGTGTGCAATTGATCTCCATCGGCAACGGGACGGCGAGCCGAGAGACAGACAAACTGGCAGGTGAGGTGATTAAGTTGGTCGCAGCGCAGAAGCCTGAACAGCCGGTGGCAAAAATCGTGGTGAGTGAAGCTGGGGCATCGGTCTATTCAGCGTCGGCCTTTGCTGCAGCCGAGTTTCCCCAGCTCGATGTCAGCGTGCGGGGTGCGGTGTCGATCGCTCGCCGCCTGCAGGATCCGCTGGCCGAGCTGGTCAAGATTGAGCCGAAGGCGATCGGAGTCGGCCAATATCAACATGACGTGGATCAGCGGGCCCTCGCGCGGTCGCTCGATGCGACACTGGAAGATTGCGTGAATGCCGTCGGTGTCAACGTCAATACGGCGTCGGCCCCGCTGTTGGAACGGGTGTCTGGTCTCAACAAGGCACTGGCTAAGAACATCGTGGACTATCGGGATGCGAACGGTCCGTTCACAAATCGGACGGCGATCCGTAAGGTCCCTCGCCTCGGCGAGAAAACGTTTGAGCTGGCAGCCGGTTTTCTGCGAATTCCTGATGGTGATAATCCCCTGGATCGATCTGCCGTGCACCCGGAGGCCTATCCGGTCGTTGAACGGATTCTGACGCGGTTGGGAACAGGGATCGCCGAGGTGATGCGTCAACCAGCTGTCCTCAAAGGGCTGTCACCCAGTGACTTTATCGATGAGCAATTCGGACTACCGACGGTGCAGGATATTTTTGTCGAGTTAGAAAAACCAGGGCGCGACCCGCGTCCTGAATTCAAGACGGCAACCTTCCGGGAGGGGGTCGAGACTCTGAGTGATTTACAACCTGGCATGGTGCTGGAGGGAGTGGTGACGAATGTGGCGGCCTTCGGCGCGTTCGTCGATATCGGGGTGCACCAGGACGGTCTTGTGCACGTATCCGCATTGGCCAATAGATTTATCAAAGATCCACACGAGGTGGTCAAGCCGGGTCAGGTCGTCAAGGTGAAGGTCATCGACGTGGATCTGAAGCGCCAGCGTATTGCGCTGACCATGCGTCTTGAAGATACGGCAAGCCGTCAACCTGCATCGGCACAGACTAGCAGTCAGGTCGCGCGTGACCCACGGGGTCCGGGGGTGGCAGCCGCAACACAAGCTCAGGCACGAACACCACAACCAATCGGTGCCATGGCATTGGCGTTAGCAAAGGCCAGGCAAAAGCTATAG
- a CDS encoding hypothetical protein (conserved protein of unknown function), with translation MIGCVALLVSGVLSGCAATGRQSASDGPLVIPTMGTRGALCCAMARGIQKQKALAKTAVRFVGKSRVEVDGRRYNSDCSGFVRGVYASQRVDLYGGLGELDGGNGVGRIYTHVVEHGRIHYGPTVHPGDLVFFHNTWDFNRDGLPNDPLTHVGVVEKVEPDGTVLFVSSLSSGIQRYRMNLQHPDLHKAPDGRVLNHFLRRKRSGDVQGTRYLSGQLFAAFGTLAR, from the coding sequence ATGATCGGTTGTGTGGCCTTGTTGGTCTCAGGTGTGCTCTCTGGCTGTGCCGCGACGGGACGTCAGTCGGCATCTGATGGACCCCTCGTGATTCCCACCATGGGTACTCGCGGAGCACTGTGCTGCGCCATGGCCAGGGGAATCCAGAAACAGAAGGCATTGGCGAAGACGGCTGTGAGATTTGTGGGAAAGTCTCGGGTTGAAGTCGATGGGCGGCGTTATAACTCCGACTGTTCCGGTTTCGTCCGAGGCGTCTATGCGTCACAGCGTGTGGACTTGTACGGTGGACTGGGGGAACTGGATGGAGGAAACGGAGTTGGGCGCATTTATACTCACGTGGTTGAACATGGGCGAATTCATTATGGCCCGACCGTCCATCCGGGAGACCTGGTCTTTTTCCATAACACGTGGGATTTCAACAGGGACGGCCTGCCCAATGATCCGCTGACACACGTCGGTGTTGTGGAGAAGGTCGAACCGGATGGAACTGTGCTGTTCGTCAGTTCGCTCTCAAGCGGCATTCAACGCTATCGCATGAACCTTCAGCACCCGGATCTTCACAAGGCTCCCGACGGGCGAGTACTGAACCACTTTCTGCGCCGTAAACGTTCGGGCGATGTTCAGGGAACCCGCTATCTGTCGGGGCAATTGTTTGCAGCATTCGGCACTCTGGCTCGTTGA
- a CDS encoding fumarate hydratase (fumarase C),aerobic Class II, whose protein sequence is MKTNQGQSSGSTRVERDTMGELAVPAEAYYGVQTARAIENFPISPLRMPRSVIRAMGMIKRAAAAVNHSLGLLDKKLAEAIKQAATEVVEGKLDAEFPVDIFQTGSGTSTNMNTNEVISNRATELLGGARGSKLVHPNDHVNLGQSSNDVIPTAIHIAASELMEQQLVPALTRLHKALKGKAKEFDQIVKIGRTHLQDATPVRLGQEFGGYARQIELGIQRVKRAQEALSEVALGGTAVGTGLNCHPKFSAKVMAIISRETGCSFKEAKNHFEAQSAQDSLVEASGHLRTLAVSLMKIANDIRWLGSGPRCGLGEINLPETQPGSSIMPGKVNPVIAESVTMICAQVIGNDVTVTVGGQAANFELIVMMPVMAYNLLQSIEILASASTNFAAKCIEGIKANEERCKSLIEESLAMCTALAPEIGYEAAAKLAKEAYKSGKTVRQAAKDRKVLPDKRLTQLLDPWRMTEPGGPVGSAGG, encoded by the coding sequence ATGAAAACGAATCAAGGTCAGTCGTCAGGATCGACTCGAGTTGAGCGAGATACGATGGGAGAACTGGCGGTTCCCGCCGAGGCTTATTACGGCGTGCAGACGGCCCGCGCCATTGAGAACTTTCCGATCAGTCCGCTGCGCATGCCGCGATCGGTGATTCGAGCCATGGGCATGATCAAGCGGGCCGCGGCGGCTGTGAACCACTCCCTGGGTTTGTTGGACAAGAAGCTGGCAGAAGCCATCAAGCAGGCGGCGACGGAAGTGGTGGAGGGAAAACTGGATGCCGAGTTTCCCGTGGACATTTTCCAGACCGGTTCCGGCACCTCGACCAATATGAACACGAACGAGGTCATTTCCAATCGTGCCACTGAGCTGCTTGGCGGGGCGCGTGGAAGCAAGCTCGTTCATCCGAACGACCATGTGAATCTCGGCCAATCGAGCAATGATGTGATTCCCACGGCTATTCACATCGCTGCGTCGGAATTGATGGAGCAACAGCTCGTGCCGGCGCTCACTCGGTTGCACAAAGCACTAAAAGGGAAGGCGAAGGAATTCGATCAGATCGTGAAAATCGGGCGGACGCATTTGCAGGATGCCACGCCGGTTCGCCTCGGCCAGGAATTCGGTGGCTATGCCCGTCAGATCGAGCTCGGTATTCAGCGCGTCAAGCGGGCGCAGGAGGCACTGAGTGAGGTTGCTTTGGGTGGAACCGCTGTGGGCACAGGGTTGAACTGCCACCCGAAGTTTTCGGCCAAAGTGATGGCCATCATTTCGCGAGAGACCGGCTGTTCATTCAAAGAGGCCAAGAACCATTTTGAGGCACAGTCGGCACAGGACTCATTAGTTGAAGCGAGCGGCCATCTCCGGACTCTGGCCGTGAGCTTGATGAAGATTGCCAACGATATTCGCTGGCTCGGCTCTGGGCCGCGGTGTGGGCTTGGCGAAATAAATTTACCGGAAACGCAGCCAGGTTCGTCCATCATGCCGGGAAAGGTGAATCCTGTGATTGCCGAATCCGTCACGATGATCTGTGCTCAGGTGATAGGGAACGATGTCACGGTGACAGTCGGTGGCCAGGCAGCCAATTTTGAGCTCATCGTCATGATGCCGGTCATGGCCTATAACCTGCTCCAGTCTATTGAGATTCTGGCATCGGCATCCACCAACTTTGCGGCAAAGTGTATTGAGGGCATCAAGGCGAACGAGGAACGATGTAAGAGCTTGATCGAGGAGAGCTTGGCGATGTGTACGGCGCTGGCTCCTGAGATCGGCTATGAAGCGGCGGCCAAGTTAGCCAAAGAGGCGTATAAGTCTGGAAAGACTGTTAGGCAGGCGGCAAAAGATCGAAAAGTATTGCCTGATAAGCGCCTCACTCAACTCCTTGACCCCTGGCGCATGACGGAGCCGGGTGGACCAGTCGGGAGTGCGGGGGGATGA